In one Spirosoma rigui genomic region, the following are encoded:
- a CDS encoding sensor histidine kinase: MAKQKIYWFCQLFGWTLLIMVEYLAYLAELGFDADTLYLAIVNIFLGISLTHLYRLMIRRWNWVRLPFIQLAPRVLFSVFVLALIMTLVNLPIDRVIVPQYLVNEPWVFIGYILTWGKTMLAWVLSYTVYHYVERTRNAEIEKILLKTSIRETEAKVLRSQLNPHFVFNALNSIRALVYENPDKAQQGITQLSNLLRNSLLADRRKTVELREEIKTVEDYLALEKVRYEERLNSRIELDARTLFWQVPPMMLQTLVENAIKHGVSTAVGGGFVEVKSTVVADKLHIIIRNTGVLGDKEASGGFGLANTAQRLELLYGPDASFEIFQEEMIHDGHPVVCASINIPAQSEGLFRRNADLKAMTAK, translated from the coding sequence ATTGCTAAGCAAAAAATATACTGGTTTTGTCAGCTGTTTGGCTGGACGCTCCTCATCATGGTGGAGTATCTGGCTTACCTGGCCGAGCTTGGCTTCGATGCCGACACGCTGTACCTAGCCATTGTCAATATTTTTCTTGGTATTAGTCTGACCCACCTGTACCGGCTCATGATCCGGCGGTGGAACTGGGTCCGGTTGCCGTTTATTCAGCTGGCCCCGCGGGTGTTGTTTTCCGTGTTCGTACTAGCCCTGATCATGACCCTCGTCAACCTGCCCATCGACCGGGTGATCGTGCCGCAGTACCTAGTCAACGAACCCTGGGTATTCATCGGGTATATTCTCACCTGGGGAAAAACCATGCTGGCGTGGGTGCTCAGCTACACCGTTTACCACTACGTAGAACGGACACGGAATGCCGAAATCGAAAAGATTCTGCTCAAAACCAGCATCCGCGAAACGGAAGCCAAAGTGCTACGGTCACAGTTGAACCCGCACTTCGTTTTCAACGCGCTCAACAGTATCCGGGCACTGGTCTATGAAAACCCCGACAAAGCGCAGCAGGGGATCACGCAGCTCTCCAATCTGCTGCGTAACTCGCTCCTTGCCGACCGGCGCAAAACGGTTGAACTGCGTGAGGAGATAAAAACGGTCGAGGATTACCTGGCGCTCGAAAAGGTACGCTACGAAGAACGACTCAACTCCCGCATCGAACTCGACGCCCGAACGCTGTTCTGGCAGGTACCGCCCATGATGCTCCAGACCCTGGTCGAAAATGCCATCAAGCACGGTGTTTCTACCGCCGTGGGGGGTGGTTTTGTGGAGGTGAAGTCGACCGTAGTAGCTGACAAGCTTCACATCATCATCCGGAATACCGGTGTCCTGGGCGACAAGGAGGCATCGGGTGGTTTCGGACTGGCCAATACCGCCCAACGGCTCGAACTGCTGTATGGGCCGGATGCCAGCTTCGAGATTTTCCAGGAAGAGATGATTCACGACGGGCATCCCGTGGTGTGTGCCAGTATCAACATCCCCGCCCAGTCGGAGGGCCTGTTCCGGCGAAATGCTGACCTGAAAGCAATGACCGCCAAATAA
- a CDS encoding LytR/AlgR family response regulator transcription factor, translating to MKTLIIDDERLARNELRRLLENFPKIQIIGEAANADEALPMIDELEPELLFLDIQMPGKNGFELLQSIEGKAPEVIFTTAFDEYAIKAFEFNALDYLLKPVELARLSEAIHRVEEELHTHETGGVLPGPATKTLGENDQVFVKDGEKCWFVKLGKVRLFESMGNYVRLYFDDQKPLVLKSLNALEDRLNPATFFRANRKHIINLQWIEKIEPWFSGGLLVTLRGGDKIEISRRQAIRFKDLLSL from the coding sequence ATGAAAACACTGATTATTGACGACGAACGCCTGGCCCGCAACGAACTGCGCCGATTACTCGAAAACTTTCCTAAAATTCAGATCATTGGTGAGGCTGCCAACGCCGACGAAGCGCTGCCCATGATTGACGAACTGGAGCCCGAACTCCTGTTCCTCGATATTCAGATGCCCGGCAAAAACGGGTTTGAGCTGCTACAGTCAATCGAAGGCAAAGCCCCGGAAGTGATCTTTACAACGGCCTTCGACGAATATGCGATCAAAGCGTTTGAGTTCAATGCGCTCGATTATTTGCTCAAACCAGTTGAACTGGCCCGCCTGAGTGAGGCTATTCACCGGGTGGAGGAGGAGTTGCACACCCACGAAACGGGGGGCGTGTTGCCCGGCCCGGCTACGAAAACGCTGGGCGAAAACGATCAGGTATTCGTGAAAGACGGGGAGAAGTGCTGGTTTGTCAAGCTGGGGAAAGTGCGGTTATTTGAGTCGATGGGTAACTACGTCCGGCTGTATTTTGACGACCAGAAGCCGCTGGTGCTGAAGTCGTTGAATGCCCTGGAAGACCGCCTGAATCCGGCTACGTTTTTCCGGGCCAACCGCAAGCACATCATCAACCTGCAATGGATCGAAAAGATCGAACCCTGGTTTAGCGGTGGCCTGCTGGTGACCCTGCGCGGAGGAGACAAAATCGAAATAAGTCGTCGGCAGGCTATTCGGTTCAAAGATTTGCTAAGTTTGTAG
- a CDS encoding DUF3298 and DUF4163 domain-containing protein: protein MKALLNLVLFGLILLISSCNQTPSGPPVLARQQYTLAGTNRCDTTTNTGVDVSVTYFKLQEDTEGARKINDSLQQLAVGSITGWLDSTTVAEHPEARTDLAKAASLFADDYKVMTSDMGGLGGCWELKTMTDTLYASDEALTVRMETFAYTGGAHPNSNLAFYVFDRKTGRTLSLNDLVADTTALLKVVERAFRSQQQLMPQTNLEEHGYFLRDGRFFLPANIGMGRNGMVFYYNPYEIAAYALGPIEVTVPYDQLDGILRTD, encoded by the coding sequence ATGAAGGCTCTCCTCAACTTAGTTCTTTTTGGTCTCATTCTCCTCATTTCGTCCTGTAATCAGACGCCTTCGGGACCGCCCGTTTTAGCGCGTCAGCAGTATACGCTGGCTGGAACCAACCGCTGCGATACGACAACGAATACGGGTGTGGACGTAAGCGTCACTTATTTTAAACTTCAGGAAGATACCGAAGGGGCCCGCAAGATCAATGACAGCCTGCAACAGCTGGCCGTTGGCAGCATTACTGGCTGGCTCGACAGTACGACCGTTGCCGAACACCCCGAAGCCCGTACCGATCTGGCGAAGGCCGCGTCTCTGTTTGCCGACGATTACAAGGTCATGACGAGCGATATGGGCGGTCTTGGTGGCTGCTGGGAGCTTAAAACAATGACCGATACGCTGTATGCCAGCGATGAAGCGCTGACCGTTCGGATGGAGACATTTGCCTACACGGGCGGGGCGCACCCTAATTCAAATCTGGCCTTTTACGTCTTCGATCGGAAAACAGGCCGGACATTGTCCCTGAATGATCTGGTGGCCGATACGACCGCGCTCCTGAAAGTAGTGGAACGTGCGTTTCGCAGCCAGCAACAACTCATGCCCCAGACCAACCTGGAAGAGCACGGTTATTTCCTGCGGGATGGCCGCTTTTTCCTGCCGGCTAATATTGGCATGGGTCGAAACGGGATGGTTTTTTATTACAATCCCTACGAAATTGCCGCCTATGCCCTCGGTCCTATAGAGGTAACCGTACCGTATGATCAGCTGGATGGCATTTTGCGAACCGACTGA